The stretch of DNA GCGCGTGTAGAAGTTCATCTCGGGCGTCGGGACGTCGAGGTGCTGCTGGCCGGGCTGGTGCTGCTGGTCTGGGTGCTGCTGGTCTGGCTGGTGCTGCTGGTGCTGATCCATGTCCGTACATGCTACGACGGCCGGACCCGTGGGGGTCCGGCCGTCGTGTGCTCCCGCGGCTGTCGGCTACTCCTTGACGAGGACGACCTCGTCGAGGGGCAGGCGGGTGCGCGGGGCGACCTCGCGCTCGGCGGCCTTCTCGTCGAGCTGCGACGGGTCCGCGACGGTGCCGATCGCGGTCACCGTGTACGGCAGGAAGCGCTCGGGCAGGTCGAACGCAGCGCGCAGGCCCTCGGCGTCGATGCCGGCCATCTGGTGCACGTGGAGGCCCTCGGCGTGCGCCTGGACGGTCAGCGCGGTGAGGGACTGGCCGAGGTCGTACTGCGCGAACGGGCGCGCCTCGCCGTCCTCGGTCGTGGTCTCGAGGATCCCGACGACGAGGGCGCTGGCACGGAAGGCCCAGGCGGCGTTGAAGCCGAGCAGGTTGTCGTTGATCTTCGCGAAGGTGTCGGTCCCACGACGGCCGGCGATGAAGCGGCGCGGCTGGTGGTTCATCGCGGATGAGGCCCAGCGAGCGGCCTCGAGGACGGCGTCCAGCTGGGCGTCGGTCATCGTCGCGGCGTCGTCGTAGGAGCGCGGGCTCCAGCGCTCCTCGAGCAGCGGCACGAGCGGCTGGCTGGAGTCGGTCGAACGGGTGAGCGTGTCGGGCGTCGAGGTCATGGTGGCTGCAACGGTAGTCGATGCGTACGCATTTCCCGGCTGAGTGACGTCACATGTGAGCGTGCTGCTCGGCCGCCCAGTTGCTCGGTTGCACGGCTGCTCGGCTG from Curtobacterium sp. SGAir0471 encodes:
- a CDS encoding nitroreductase family protein codes for the protein MTSTPDTLTRSTDSSQPLVPLLEERWSPRSYDDAATMTDAQLDAVLEAARWASSAMNHQPRRFIAGRRGTDTFAKINDNLLGFNAAWAFRASALVVGILETTTEDGEARPFAQYDLGQSLTALTVQAHAEGLHVHQMAGIDAEGLRAAFDLPERFLPYTVTAIGTVADPSQLDEKAAEREVAPRTRLPLDEVVLVKE